The Euphorbia lathyris chromosome 3, ddEupLath1.1, whole genome shotgun sequence genome contains a region encoding:
- the LOC136222025 gene encoding uncharacterized protein: MRPQKSKSRSFAEIVSNPIAETDSEDSGESSDENYNRSSSNVHSNFNEEPNRENQQPDLHTVATMAGNSQTTQVTSIDNPSMILVTSVLNGNNYIAWKRAMMLALSAKRKLKFIKENNEPADEKSEEYAKWKWDDDLVFSWIRSSLTKELADVFLFAKSSYSLWQEIEQRYGQSNGPLIYQLRKEISSLSQGNLSLVDYFNKIKRRWDELAEIKPLLSCTCGEARRQAQDQLEEEQLMQFLSGLHIDFDNVREQILIQEPLPSVNKAYSMLMRIERQRSMSNTEMKDDFVNLSKSQNNKSNTRNGGKKYQNRGQSSDTSKDDKFCTHCKKPGHEKVDCFKLVGYPDWYKGKKSAPYKQQAHMSKEESNPLADTDSENEVEDSKMEMMIERALQKALKNKGSIDNNKHHEFSAFAGMSSAGPSK, translated from the exons ATGCGTCCTCAGAAGTCAAAATCAAGATCGTTCGCTGAAATTGTGAGCAATCCTATTGCAGAAACTGATTCTGAAGATTCCGGTGAAAGCTCCGACGAGAATTACAATCGGAGTTCATCTAACGTCCATAGCAACTTCAACGAAGAACCGAATCGTGAAAATCAACAACCAGATCTTCATACGGTTGCTACAATGGCAGGAAATTCTCAAACTACTCAGGTAACAAGCATCGACAACCCTAGTATGATACTTGTTACAAGTGTGTTGAATGGAAACAATTATATTGCTTGGAAGAGAGCTATGATGTTAGCTCTGAGTGCAAAACGAAAATTGAAGTTTATTAAAGAGAATAATGAACCTGCTGATGAGAAATCAGAGGAGTATGCTAAATGGAAATGGGATGATGACCTTGTTTTCTCATGGATTCGAAGTTCTTTGACCAAAGAGCTAGCAGATGTATTTCTGTTTGCTAAATCTTCATACTCTTTGTGGCAAGAGATTGAACAAAGATATGGCCAAAGCAATGGTCCTTTGATCTATCAATTGAGAAAGGAGATCAGTAGCTTATCTCAAGGAAATCTAAGCCTTGTGGATTATTTCAACAAGATCAAGAGGAGATGGGATGAATTGGCTGAAATTAAGCCTTTGTTGAGTTGTACATGTGGAGAAGCAAGAAGGCAGGCTCAGGATCAACTTGAGGAGGAGCAGTTGATGCAGTTTCTTTCTGGTTTACACATTGATTTTGACAATGTGAGAGAGCAGATCTTGATCCAGGAGCCTCTTCCATCAGTCAACAAAGCTTACTCCATGTTGATGAGGATTGAAAGGCAGAGGAGTATGAGCAATACTGAGATGAAGGATGATTTTGTGAATTTATCAAAATCTCAAAATAACAAGTCAAACACAAGGAATGGAGGTAAAAAGTATCAGAATCGTGGTCAATCTAGTGATACTAGCAAAGATGACAAGTTCTGCACTCATTGTAAGAAACCTGGCCATGAGAAGGTTGATTGTTTCAAGCTGGTAGGGTATCCTGATTGGTACAAAGGAAAGAAGAGTGCTCCATACAAGCAGCAAGCTCACATGTCCAAAGAAGAGTCTAATCCTTTGGCTGATACTGACTCCGAGAATGAGGTGGAGGATAGTAAGATGGAAATGATGATTGAAAGAGCTCTGCAGAAAGCGTTGAAGAACAAAGGGAGCATTGACAACAACAAGCACCACGAATTCTCTGCATTTGCTGGAATGAGCTCTGCAG GACCTAGCAAGTGA